A stretch of Carya illinoinensis cultivar Pawnee chromosome 14, C.illinoinensisPawnee_v1, whole genome shotgun sequence DNA encodes these proteins:
- the LOC122294719 gene encoding probable E3 ubiquitin-protein ligase RHC1A, translating into MSSTAYTHWCYQCGVRFRLEVGEVVCPYCDRGFIQELSEMQDMAPEDVSTPISGDHYRQAPDIMDLLYALMTRRSPNPRLDLVDCVDAFMRQRMAGRNPNFDVRVRSGLVPEQSWTFLNGLDPDFIFNRTPGSAFSNGGTGSGPRDADISDYFIGQGFEELIEQLSMNDRRGPPPAPRSLIDSMPSIKITQVHMRTDSHCPVCKERFELGTEARQMPCNHIYHSDCIVPWLAQHNSCPVCRLEMPAQGTDCPRVRRSSGGNNSSSSSSNYGSSGGMENSSQNPGRRNPWLFTWPFRSSNSSNRHHAEDRGRNTSATHEQNDEMSYPGWPFNY; encoded by the coding sequence ATGTCAAGTACTGCATACACACACTGGTGCTACCAATGTGGGGTGCGATTCAGGCTGGAAGTGGGAGAAGTTGTTTGCCCTTACTGTGATAGAGGCTTTATTCAAGAACTCAGTGAGATGCAGGACATGGCACCAGAAGATGTCTCTACACCTATTTCAGGAGATCATTATCGGCAAGCACCTGATATAATGGACCTTCTGTATGCTCTAATGACACGTAGAAGTCCCAACCCAAGACTTGATTTAGTGGATTGTGTTGATGCTTTCATGAGGCAGAGAATGGCTGGAAGAAATCCTAACTTTGATGTTAGAGTAAGGTCTGGTTTGGTTCCTGAACAGAGTTGGACGTTTCTCAATGGGCTTGATcctgattttattttcaatcgTACTCCTGGTTCAGCCTTCTCTAATGGCGGTACAGGAAGTGGACCTAGGGATGCTGATATTAGTGACTACTTTATTGGCCAAGGGTttgaagaactaattgaacaacTTTCCATGAATGATCGACGGGGCCCACCCCCAGCACCTCGTTCCTTAATTGATTCAATGCCCAGTATCAAGATTACACAAGTGCATATGCGCACTGACTCACACTGTCCAGTCTGTAAGGAAAGATTTGAGTTGGGCACCGAAGCAAGACAGATGCCATGTAACCATATTTACCACTCTGATTGCATAGTTCCTTGGTTGGCTCAGCACAATTCATGCCCTGTTTGTCGCCTTGAAATGCCTGCTCAAGGTACTGATTGTCCTCGTGTTCGTCGAAGTAGTGGAGGGAACaatagcagcagcagcagcagcaactaTGGTAGCTCTGGTGGTATGGAGAATAGTTCGCAGAATCCGGGAAGAAGGAATCCATGGTTGTTTACATGGCCTTTCCGCTCATCAAATTCAAGCAATCGTCATCATGCTGAAGATAGAGGAAGAAACACCTCAGCCACTCACGAACAgaatgatgagatgagttacCCTGGATGgccttttaattattaa
- the LOC122293222 gene encoding uncharacterized protein LOC122293222, with the protein MILFFEDLSNFKNKSRRKMIMIMTAVEERKMEFGSLPLKKCWTFDDNNFKKFLNTLSPKKRWRPFECNNFSAANVNNYLHAEGREEESRKPKRKRKKMNYNQRTLDPPVPDMPAQLMNKIVMELHGCDIKLVIQKVLIPTDLDEYQARLSLPNGKIKVEFLTQEERDTLGERKADGVHCIGLELPLIEPSLAVSNINMRKWKLGKTDAYILSSPWIEIVAKRAARKQLYTTLVLQS; encoded by the coding sequence atgattttattttttgaagatctTTCGAATTTCAAGAACAAAAGTAGGAGAAAGATGATAATGATCATGACAGCAGTGGAGGAAAGGAAGATGGAGTTCGGATCTCTACCACTAAAGAAATGCTGGACTTTTGATGACAACAACTTTAAGAAGTTCTTGAATACTCTTTCACCCAAGAAACGCTGGAGGCCGTTTGAATGTAATAATTTCTCAGCTGCAAACGTCAACAACTACCTGCATGCAGAAGGCCGAGAAGAAGAGTCCAGGAAACCcaaaaggaagaggaagaagatgaactACAATCAACGGACACTTGATCCACCTGTACCCGACATGCCGGCACAGTTGATGAACAAAATCGTGATGGAGCTGCATGGTTGCGACATAAAGCTTGTGATCCAAAAAGTTTTGATCCCCACCGATTTGGATGAATATCAAGCCCGGCTTTCACTTCCAAATGGAAAAATCAAGGTTGAGTTTCTCACCCAAGAGGAAAGAGATACATTAGGAGAAAGAAAAGCAGATGGGGTTCATTGCATAGGGTTGGAATTGCCATTGATAGAGCCAAGCCTGGCCGTATCAAACATCAACATGAGGAAGTGGAAATTGGGTAAAACCGATGCATACATCTTGAGTTCCCCATGGATAGAGATTGTAGCTAAACGGGCTGCGCGTAAACAGTTGTATACAACTTTGGTCCTTCAGAGTTGA